Proteins from a single region of Chloroherpeton thalassium ATCC 35110:
- a CDS encoding PAS domain-containing sensor histidine kinase has product MSDEATSPANEPEHISSEQKPIFLSNLPLSKPKEPVSENALQFPLKTVDLVSFFAELQKQEDIDKKLEYVCSELINFSESQSILILLFDGSLKIIRSYMNSMPDSGQGVLGKYYHEFFSKGSTLNPDFFSLLFTSSYQNSISYYISDEHLLQVTPVYLTSEHLSPQRHELKTGNSSGKTLFTPLYDNDRLIMGFIASIYAEPPDDINRHIATNEFIAEILERLISTEIDNLPRQEYTDFIQYSKLIDLSKRISELKTTKEIAETLCKEVTSLGEVRSASVVLYDANDNARDFFKYISPEFSEKEPLRPKAYSKNGIVPKFACEAIFMTESLRIEQSYCFSSSQLVELLNALESGMTPPETFSSPELGLKNFEEFPNNENFGLFIPIQTKHDLFGYVSLGTPAHELTPENFRDKLKILCFFISKIADHFWQVKLQAEKEEELQRTFSLREILSTLLETSSKIQSDEPLEHKLQTVVDATVDFFGLTYTAIVTFNEKLLITNAAYKIHPQSEFIISPQLFERRFKVNRPFSEKLLRGIISEPFQAGPCYVFKTGQLRKLLHGETPEFSTRQVTVLTGKPATVTNLSMSNLQDYLNGDKNVGIMIPLYGEQSKLIGMVSLGGVLLAGGILNTVDILDRFNVIAHFSKQIGQDYQLSLLEKERNKEIAENQRLNQTVSSLFEIASRITQTLSLNDKLALLCKAISSSGIESVIACLCNASGEIQFSQHYVSDHLISEFSQKVNSSFSPGNQIHIEPYIKLFDSPDLKLGQLSIYCADLKDIQDNENDDPLAVFDTLPNDFEEPLPPGSEDLTEGQRNLIKLLRAKGSALQGRFTLAVPIYRGTHDANDLFGILILGQFADEIDFDSAQKRFIAIDLFVKTVRADITNYLLNQTLTEESAKLRRKNLFIETLLEVNVTLSQPISIHERIKSVCEKSAANSAFSSVSAVIVDNSNYAITEFFQAVNPQSQQYGAGKNNVDSFRENGVLNREFLSLAFSEENKISNSYCFSYNQLLAKLSPEGADSSELILNGEQLLARNELIVKHQELPADSAFDIFCSNENREMQPAAVFIPMHTLNGEFFGFIALGKLLPDIEKTKDDVLEEIHLIELLVSSLAGNLENTKLTLSLARWDAKFRNLAENVEYGIMLIDPEGQIEYLNSFMKKVLNYRDKDMLGKSFFDFVHPDYVAESKTQFDHALLRDNDFNAEEPSREYELELYAASKESIPFQVTTTPQYIVSAAGNLALEGVFSILVDLRRIRALQRKQKELDTIRNNFFAMVVHDMKVPLSAIYGYSDMLKNFNPQTVDPEYFEEIMSRIHLSAGNINRLVQEILDFSKYESKMVSLNKQRHSLVLCIDLVLDQSQHDLQKKQITVRRNVGSSDFYFSFDFDKLVRVFTNLFSNAIKFSKPESTIDLIIRHEVYDNKPYALVSIKDEGEGIPEEEVELIFDAYKQAQSKHGSRGTGLGLSITKQIVELHGGEIWAESELDVGTTFHFYLPM; this is encoded by the coding sequence ATGTCCGATGAAGCAACATCGCCGGCCAATGAACCGGAACATATTTCTTCAGAGCAAAAACCAATTTTCCTGAGCAATTTGCCATTGTCGAAGCCGAAAGAACCGGTTTCAGAAAATGCGCTTCAATTTCCCTTAAAAACGGTCGATTTGGTTAGCTTTTTTGCTGAGCTTCAAAAGCAGGAAGATATTGATAAAAAGCTGGAATATGTTTGCAGCGAGCTCATCAACTTTTCGGAGTCACAATCGATTTTAATTCTTCTTTTCGATGGAAGTCTTAAAATTATAAGAAGTTATATGAACTCAATGCCCGATTCGGGACAGGGAGTTCTTGGAAAATACTACCATGAGTTTTTCAGCAAAGGCAGCACGCTGAATCCTGATTTTTTTAGCTTACTTTTCACCTCTTCATATCAAAACTCCATTAGCTATTACATTTCCGATGAGCACTTGCTCCAAGTGACACCGGTTTATCTTACCAGCGAACATCTTTCGCCACAAAGGCATGAGCTGAAAACTGGCAACTCATCAGGCAAAACACTTTTTACACCGCTCTACGACAATGATCGCCTGATTATGGGATTTATTGCCTCGATTTACGCCGAGCCGCCTGATGATATCAATCGCCATATTGCCACCAATGAGTTCATCGCGGAAATCCTGGAACGGCTTATTTCAACCGAAATAGACAATCTACCGCGTCAGGAATACACCGATTTTATCCAGTATTCCAAGCTAATCGATTTAAGCAAAAGAATTTCTGAGCTAAAAACCACAAAAGAAATTGCCGAAACACTTTGCAAAGAAGTCACTTCGCTCGGTGAAGTGCGCTCCGCTTCAGTGGTTCTTTACGACGCCAACGACAATGCCCGCGATTTCTTTAAATACATCAGCCCGGAATTCAGCGAAAAAGAACCGCTTCGGCCAAAAGCTTACTCGAAAAACGGCATTGTGCCAAAGTTCGCTTGTGAAGCCATTTTCATGACCGAAAGCCTTCGCATCGAACAGTCTTATTGTTTCTCCTCGTCGCAGCTGGTTGAATTGCTCAACGCGTTAGAATCGGGCATGACACCACCAGAAACTTTTTCTTCGCCAGAATTAGGCTTAAAAAATTTCGAGGAATTTCCGAACAATGAAAATTTTGGGCTGTTCATTCCGATTCAAACCAAACATGATCTCTTTGGATACGTGAGCCTTGGCACGCCCGCGCATGAACTGACACCCGAAAATTTTCGCGATAAACTGAAAATTCTTTGCTTTTTCATCAGCAAAATCGCGGATCATTTTTGGCAGGTCAAACTCCAAGCGGAAAAAGAAGAAGAGCTTCAACGCACGTTTTCACTTCGGGAAATTCTTTCCACGCTGCTTGAAACCAGCTCAAAAATCCAATCCGATGAGCCATTAGAGCACAAGCTTCAAACCGTGGTGGATGCGACTGTGGATTTTTTTGGCTTAACTTACACAGCTATTGTGACGTTCAATGAGAAGTTGCTCATTACCAACGCGGCTTATAAAATTCATCCCCAGTCCGAATTCATCATTTCACCTCAGCTTTTCGAACGCCGATTCAAAGTCAATCGCCCATTTTCTGAAAAACTGCTCAGAGGCATTATTTCAGAACCATTTCAAGCAGGACCTTGCTATGTCTTTAAAACCGGACAGCTTCGGAAGCTGCTTCATGGAGAAACACCGGAATTTAGCACGCGCCAAGTCACGGTTTTAACGGGAAAACCGGCTACGGTGACCAACCTCAGCATGAGCAATTTGCAAGATTATTTAAACGGCGATAAAAACGTCGGCATCATGATTCCACTCTATGGCGAGCAAAGCAAGCTGATTGGCATGGTGAGTTTAGGTGGCGTGTTGCTGGCCGGCGGGATTTTGAATACGGTTGATATACTCGATCGCTTCAATGTGATTGCGCATTTTAGCAAGCAAATTGGTCAGGATTATCAGCTTTCCTTGCTTGAAAAAGAGCGCAATAAAGAAATTGCGGAAAACCAGCGCCTGAACCAAACGGTTTCGTCACTGTTTGAAATTGCCTCACGAATTACGCAAACGCTCTCGCTCAACGACAAACTGGCACTTTTGTGCAAAGCGATTTCTTCTTCCGGCATTGAATCGGTGATTGCTTGCCTGTGCAATGCTTCAGGCGAGATTCAATTTTCACAGCACTACGTGAGCGATCATCTGATTAGTGAATTTTCCCAAAAAGTCAATTCGTCTTTTTCGCCGGGAAATCAAATTCATATCGAGCCCTACATCAAGCTTTTCGATTCACCCGATCTGAAGCTGGGACAACTTAGCATCTACTGTGCTGACTTGAAAGATATTCAGGACAACGAAAATGATGATCCGCTGGCCGTTTTTGATACCTTACCAAACGACTTTGAAGAGCCGCTTCCGCCTGGCAGCGAAGACCTCACAGAAGGGCAACGCAACTTAATTAAACTGCTTAGAGCCAAAGGGTCTGCACTTCAAGGTCGATTTACACTTGCTGTCCCTATTTATAGAGGGACGCACGACGCCAATGATTTATTTGGCATTTTAATTTTGGGACAGTTCGCCGATGAAATTGATTTCGATTCGGCGCAAAAACGCTTTATCGCCATCGATTTATTCGTTAAAACGGTTCGCGCCGACATCACAAACTACTTACTGAACCAAACGCTCACTGAAGAATCCGCAAAACTGCGTCGCAAAAACTTGTTTATTGAAACCTTGCTCGAGGTAAATGTCACGCTTTCGCAGCCAATTTCCATCCACGAACGGATTAAATCGGTTTGTGAGAAAAGCGCCGCAAATTCTGCCTTTTCTTCGGTCAGCGCCGTGATTGTAGATAATAGCAATTATGCCATTACGGAATTTTTCCAAGCCGTCAATCCACAAAGCCAGCAATACGGTGCGGGAAAAAACAATGTGGATTCATTTCGAGAAAATGGCGTTTTAAACCGAGAGTTTCTTTCTTTGGCATTCAGCGAAGAAAATAAAATCAGCAATTCCTATTGCTTTAGCTACAATCAGTTGTTGGCAAAGCTATCGCCTGAAGGCGCTGACTCATCGGAGCTTATCTTAAATGGAGAACAGCTTCTTGCGCGCAATGAATTAATTGTGAAGCATCAGGAGCTCCCAGCAGACTCCGCGTTCGATATTTTTTGCAGCAATGAAAATAGGGAGATGCAACCGGCGGCGGTTTTTATTCCGATGCACACGCTCAATGGCGAGTTTTTTGGATTCATTGCACTCGGTAAATTGCTGCCCGACATCGAAAAAACAAAAGACGATGTTTTAGAAGAAATTCACCTCATTGAGCTGCTCGTCAGTAGTTTGGCCGGAAACTTAGAAAACACCAAACTCACGCTTTCATTGGCCAGATGGGATGCAAAATTCAGAAATTTGGCGGAAAATGTCGAGTACGGCATTATGCTCATTGACCCGGAAGGTCAGATCGAGTATTTGAACAGCTTTATGAAAAAAGTGCTCAACTATCGCGATAAAGACATGCTCGGCAAAAGCTTTTTCGATTTCGTGCACCCCGATTATGTCGCAGAATCGAAAACTCAGTTCGACCATGCACTGCTTCGCGACAACGACTTTAACGCGGAAGAGCCTTCGCGCGAATATGAACTTGAACTTTACGCCGCATCAAAGGAATCCATTCCATTTCAAGTGACCACCACGCCGCAATACATTGTTAGCGCCGCCGGCAATTTGGCGCTCGAAGGCGTGTTTAGCATTTTAGTCGACCTTCGCCGCATACGCGCACTGCAACGCAAGCAGAAAGAATTAGACACCATTCGCAATAACTTTTTTGCCATGGTCGTCCACGATATGAAAGTGCCGCTTTCGGCGATTTACGGTTATAGCGACATGCTTAAAAATTTCAACCCGCAAACCGTCGACCCGGAATATTTTGAAGAGATCATGTCGCGAATTCATCTTTCAGCGGGAAATATCAATCGCTTGGTTCAAGAAATTCTTGATTTTTCAAAGTACGAATCCAAAATGGTCAGCTTGAACAAGCAGCGCCATAGCTTGGTGCTCTGCATCGATCTTGTTCTTGATCAAAGCCAACACGACTTGCAGAAAAAGCAAATTACGGTTCGGCGAAATGTTGGCAGTAGTGATTTTTACTTCAGCTTCGACTTTGACAAATTGGTTCGTGTTTTTACCAACCTTTTCAGCAACGCAATAAAGTTTTCAAAACCGGAAAGCACCATTGATCTTATTATCCGTCATGAAGTTTATGACAACAAACCTTATGCTCTGGTCAGCATTAAGGACGAAGGCGAAGGCATTCCAGAAGAAGAAGTTGAGCTGATTTTTGATGCGTATAAACAAGCGCAATCCAAACATGGAAGCAGAGGCACTGGACTTGGGCTTTCGATCACGAAGCAAATTGTAGAACTGCACGGCGGCGAGATTTGGGCTGAAAGTGAACTCGATGTGGGAACCACCTTCCATTTTTATCTTCCCATGTGA
- a CDS encoding lipid II:glycine glycyltransferase FemX — protein MICRVEKKEIEEIKPTNILTQTPFWARVKHEQGYFPNGYHLTISKDILNPNATPNLKIQDDLLVLIKRVSASQCFAYVPYGPKLEPKFEQQGVFLEALSEVLRPFFPKNCVFIRYDLMWENQWAKEDNFFDSSGNWVGPPPHHTQEFRVNFNTTQWNLKKSPRDILPKNTFFLDLTKKEHELLHNMRYNTRYNIRQSERKGIRIKEYGIEKLDEWYDLYTETAIRNNMILHDKQYFSTILTNQDSDKNGVNVSLLMAEDEDEFLASMFLVLSRKRGTYLFGASSSSKRHLMASYGLQWEAIKKSKKYGCSEYDMFGCAPNLNRTHPLHGVHVYKKGFGGKIYHRMGCWDYPYMKKDYELIKALEVNN, from the coding sequence TTTTTGGGCGAGAGTCAAACATGAACAAGGATATTTTCCAAATGGCTACCACCTCACAATTTCCAAAGACATATTGAATCCAAATGCGACGCCAAATCTGAAAATTCAGGACGATTTGTTGGTGTTGATCAAGCGGGTAAGTGCTTCTCAATGTTTTGCGTATGTGCCGTATGGGCCAAAATTAGAACCCAAATTTGAGCAGCAAGGGGTTTTTTTGGAAGCGCTGTCGGAAGTTTTAAGACCTTTTTTTCCGAAAAACTGCGTGTTTATTCGCTACGATTTAATGTGGGAAAACCAGTGGGCAAAGGAGGACAATTTTTTTGACAGTTCGGGAAACTGGGTCGGGCCGCCGCCACACCATACGCAGGAATTTAGGGTGAATTTTAATACAACTCAATGGAACTTAAAGAAAAGCCCGCGAGACATCTTGCCAAAAAACACATTTTTTTTAGACCTCACCAAAAAGGAGCATGAACTGCTCCACAATATGAGATACAACACACGCTATAACATCAGGCAGTCAGAGCGGAAGGGCATAAGAATAAAGGAATATGGCATCGAGAAATTAGATGAGTGGTACGATTTGTATACTGAAACCGCTATTAGAAATAATATGATTCTACACGATAAACAGTATTTTTCTACGATCCTGACAAATCAGGATAGCGATAAAAACGGCGTGAATGTGAGTCTTTTAATGGCTGAGGATGAGGATGAATTTTTAGCTTCAATGTTTTTGGTTTTATCTCGAAAGCGTGGCACGTATTTATTCGGCGCATCTTCTTCAAGCAAAAGGCATTTAATGGCCAGCTACGGTTTGCAATGGGAAGCCATTAAAAAGTCTAAAAAATATGGTTGTAGCGAATACGACATGTTTGGCTGTGCGCCTAACTTAAATCGAACACATCCTTTGCATGGCGTACATGTTTATAAAAAGGGATTTGGCGGCAAAATTTATCACCGGATGGGGTGTTGGGATTATCCCTATATGAAAAAAGATTATGAGCTAATTAAAGCGCTTGAGGTAAATAATTGA
- the nuoL gene encoding NADH-quinone oxidoreductase subunit L, with the protein MENWIFLTVLLPLIGFLINGALYLAGFSKKQEIGREMLVGGFSATVILVPFFILLKTFLDYPSDHDAQPLLFPIYQWIEAGGLDISITYRIDSLSLLMGLVVTGVGSLIHIYSIGYMHGDKDFARFFSYLNLFIFAMMNLILAESMPLMFLGWEGVGLCSYLLIGFWYDKKFDGVGITWTGNAANKAFIVNRIGDFAMLIAMFLIFQNIGRLDFTGILSGAASLDAGLAFWITLLIFIGSTGKSAQIPLFVWLPDAMAGPTPVSALIHAATMVTSGIYLIARLSPLFLLAPETMHIIAVVGTLTAIMAGTIGIVQNDIKKVLAYSTVSQLGYMFLALGIGAFSTAIFHVATHAFFKACLFLGSGSVIHGMHEEQDIRKMGGLFKKMPSTAITFLIATFALAGFPLTAGFFSKDAILAAAFGSHNTLLYGVGVLTAVITAFYSMRLYTLTFLGNPRWSEHAHPHESPAVMTLPLWVLAALSLVGGFIGLPPVVQETNWIDGWLHSAVEIGHFHLSHETEWLLIALSGGLSIVGLLIGYFIYSKKLELAEKAKSQLAFIYQTFLNKYYIDELYEKIVSTPVQFLADKIFYPFDKYGIDGTVNGTGTFFLKLSELFRKLQDGATQSYALTITIGIVIITTLLVLKF; encoded by the coding sequence ATGGAAAATTGGATTTTCTTAACCGTCCTTTTGCCGCTTATCGGTTTTCTGATAAACGGCGCACTGTATTTGGCCGGCTTTTCAAAAAAGCAGGAAATTGGCAGAGAAATGCTCGTCGGCGGCTTTTCGGCGACCGTCATTTTGGTGCCGTTTTTCATCCTGTTAAAAACATTTCTGGATTATCCGTCGGATCACGATGCCCAGCCGCTGCTTTTTCCAATTTACCAATGGATAGAAGCCGGTGGATTAGATATTAGCATCACTTACAGAATCGATTCGCTCTCGCTTTTGATGGGGCTGGTGGTTACGGGCGTCGGCAGCTTGATTCATATCTACTCAATCGGCTACATGCACGGCGATAAGGATTTTGCCCGCTTTTTCAGCTATCTGAATCTTTTCATTTTCGCCATGATGAATTTGATTTTGGCTGAAAGCATGCCGCTCATGTTTCTCGGTTGGGAAGGCGTGGGGCTTTGCTCTTATCTGCTTATCGGATTTTGGTACGACAAAAAATTTGACGGCGTCGGCATTACTTGGACGGGTAATGCGGCCAATAAGGCGTTCATTGTGAATCGCATCGGCGATTTTGCGATGCTCATTGCCATGTTTCTCATTTTTCAAAATATTGGCCGGTTGGATTTTACGGGCATTTTGTCCGGCGCGGCAAGCCTTGATGCCGGCCTCGCGTTTTGGATTACGCTGCTCATCTTCATCGGTAGCACGGGAAAATCCGCGCAAATTCCGCTTTTCGTTTGGCTGCCCGACGCCATGGCTGGCCCGACGCCCGTTTCGGCGTTGATTCACGCAGCAACAATGGTTACGAGCGGAATTTACCTTATCGCACGGCTTTCGCCGCTCTTTCTGCTCGCGCCCGAAACCATGCACATCATCGCTGTGGTCGGCACTTTGACGGCCATCATGGCGGGAACAATCGGCATTGTGCAGAACGATATTAAAAAAGTGCTAGCTTATTCGACCGTGTCGCAGTTGGGCTATATGTTTCTTGCGCTTGGCATCGGCGCGTTCAGCACGGCGATTTTCCATGTGGCGACCCATGCGTTTTTCAAAGCGTGCCTCTTTTTGGGCAGCGGCAGCGTGATTCACGGGATGCACGAAGAGCAGGACATTCGCAAAATGGGCGGTCTTTTCAAAAAAATGCCATCGACGGCCATCACCTTTTTGATTGCGACTTTTGCGCTGGCTGGATTTCCACTCACCGCCGGATTTTTCAGCAAAGACGCCATTTTGGCTGCGGCGTTCGGTTCGCATAACACCCTGCTTTACGGCGTCGGTGTTTTAACCGCAGTCATCACGGCGTTTTATAGCATGAGGCTCTATACGCTCACCTTTCTTGGGAATCCGCGTTGGAGCGAACACGCGCATCCGCACGAATCGCCGGCGGTGATGACTTTGCCGCTTTGGGTGCTTGCCGCGCTCTCGCTCGTCGGCGGATTTATTGGGCTTCCGCCTGTGGTTCAAGAAACCAATTGGATTGACGGCTGGCTGCATAGCGCCGTTGAAATCGGGCATTTTCACCTTTCGCATGAAACGGAATGGCTGCTCATTGCGCTCTCAGGTGGCCTTTCGATTGTGGGCTTGCTGATAGGCTATTTTATCTATTCGAAAAAACTTGAATTGGCCGAGAAAGCCAAATCGCAATTGGCCTTTATTTACCAAACGTTTTTAAATAAGTATTACATCGACGAACTCTACGAGAAAATTGTCTCTACCCCTGTTCAATTTCTTGCCGATAAGATATTTTATCCCTTTGATAAATATGGCATAGATGGAACGGTCAATGGCACGGGAACATTTTTCCTTAAACTAAGCGAGCTATTTAGAAAGCTTCAAGATGGCGCTACACAAAGCTATGCCTTAACGATCACAATTGGGATTGTTATCATCACAACCTTATTGGTGCTTAAATTTTAG